One window from the genome of Pseudonocardia hierapolitana encodes:
- a CDS encoding serine hydrolase domain-containing protein translates to MRSNRMLLRLAVAGTAVITSACSLLAPDPFPRSALQSGLDRLVETQAATAAMLRIREGEHEWAAGAGAQALASSVPVSTSGRFRIGSVTKTFVATVVLQLADEGRLALDDPIARHLPGIVPGGEAITVRQLLNHTSGIYDYAHERDWSTNRWRGEARFRTYRPQELLDVAFARLPHFPPGQGWHYSNTNYVVAGLLVEKLTGKPYGDAVTERIIRPLRLNRTTVPGTDPTVPEPHAHGYTEVAGTLVDATEMNPSLDWAAGEMISTADDLDRFFSALLGGELMSAAASTAMRDTVETGQVFRYGLGLQRYDLPCGASVYGHGGELLGYLTYAMASPDGHRQLALSYNPLRSREGTSEIVIGLFANGFCPPAP, encoded by the coding sequence GTGAGATCGAACCGCATGCTCCTCCGGCTGGCGGTCGCCGGAACCGCTGTGATCACCTCGGCGTGCTCGCTCCTGGCCCCCGACCCCTTCCCGCGTTCCGCCCTGCAATCGGGCCTCGACCGCCTCGTGGAGACGCAGGCGGCGACGGCCGCGATGCTCCGCATCCGGGAAGGGGAGCACGAGTGGGCAGCGGGAGCGGGCGCGCAAGCACTCGCGTCGTCGGTTCCCGTGAGCACGTCGGGCCGGTTCCGGATCGGCAGCGTCACGAAGACGTTCGTCGCCACCGTGGTCCTGCAACTGGCGGACGAGGGCCGCCTCGCGCTCGACGACCCGATCGCCCGCCACCTGCCGGGCATCGTGCCGGGCGGTGAGGCGATCACCGTCCGGCAGCTCCTGAACCACACCAGCGGCATCTACGACTACGCACACGAGCGGGACTGGTCCACGAACCGCTGGCGCGGCGAGGCGCGGTTCCGCACCTACCGGCCGCAGGAGCTGCTCGACGTCGCGTTCGCGCGGCTGCCCCACTTCCCGCCCGGGCAGGGCTGGCACTACTCGAACACGAACTACGTCGTGGCCGGGCTGCTCGTCGAGAAGCTGACCGGCAAGCCCTACGGCGACGCCGTCACCGAGCGGATCATCCGGCCGCTCCGGCTCAACCGGACGACGGTGCCGGGCACCGACCCGACCGTTCCGGAGCCGCACGCGCACGGTTACACGGAGGTCGCGGGCACGCTCGTCGACGCGACCGAGATGAACCCGTCGCTGGACTGGGCGGCTGGTGAGATGATCTCGACGGCGGACGACCTGGACCGCTTCTTCTCCGCCCTGCTCGGCGGCGAGCTCATGAGCGCCGCCGCGTCGACCGCCATGCGCGACACGGTCGAGACCGGCCAGGTGTTCCGGTACGGGCTCGGTCTCCAGCGGTACGACCTGCCGTGCGGCGCCTCGGTCTACGGGCATGGCGGCGAGCTGCTCGGGTACCTCACCTACGCGATGGCCTCTCCCGACGGCCACCGGCAGCTCGCACTCTCCTACAACCCGCTCCGGTCCCGGGAAGGCACGAGCGAGATCGTCATCGGACTCTTCGCCAACGGGTTCTGTCCGCCCGCGCCGTGA
- a CDS encoding TetR/AcrR family transcriptional regulator, with amino-acid sequence MATPAASPAGSRREQILAVAAQLFARHGFHGVSIADLGAAVGVSGPALYRHFPGKEALLAELLVGISEHLLAGGQARAAQTADPHELLAALVAFHAEFAQREPELIVVQDRDLANLPAPDRRKVRRLQRTYVEIWVDALVSAHPGLPVDAARTAAHGTFGLLNSTPHAGRSPEAATLLQTMALAALRSLP; translated from the coding sequence ATGGCCACCCCCGCGGCATCCCCAGCCGGCAGCAGGCGGGAGCAGATCCTCGCGGTGGCCGCGCAGCTGTTCGCCCGGCACGGGTTCCACGGCGTCAGCATCGCCGACCTCGGCGCCGCGGTCGGGGTCAGCGGGCCTGCGCTCTACCGGCACTTCCCGGGCAAGGAGGCCCTGCTCGCAGAGCTTCTGGTCGGGATCAGCGAGCATCTGCTGGCCGGCGGACAGGCCAGGGCAGCACAGACCGCAGACCCGCACGAGCTGCTCGCCGCGCTCGTCGCGTTCCACGCCGAGTTCGCCCAGCGCGAGCCGGAACTCATCGTCGTGCAGGACCGCGACCTCGCGAACCTGCCGGCCCCTGACCGCAGGAAGGTACGGCGGCTGCAGCGCACCTACGTCGAGATCTGGGTCGACGCGCTGGTGAGCGCGCACCCCGGCCTTCCGGTGGACGCGGCCCGCACCGCCGCGCACGGGACGTTCGGGCTCCTCAACTCCACCCCGCACGCCGGCCGCTCGCCGGAGGCCGCGACGCTGCTGCAGACGATGGCACTGGCGGCGCTGCGTTCCCTGCCCTGA
- a CDS encoding sensor histidine kinase gives MPRPLGWLRARMGVRAVSALSAAVVVALALAVAGVALVLLVQQSLRQQVQAEARAQAQVIVDRLEGNWRGQANENARDALDQLIRESDLAQVRVEYGDDPPTWTTEAGTDAVGRDVLMSDVRPADGETVVQSGVPVRKVDGSVVDTVLVATGADSGRNDVILLYAAPLTAVEAATRTLLFYLLWGVPLLIVVTGVTTYLFSGRALRPVEAMRGQVAAMTEKDLGQRVPVPPARDEVGRLAETMNAMLARLEDAQGVQRRFVADASHELRSPLATIATGLELMQNGTVDGSTVTALRGEAARLNNLVEGLILLARADERGLQPRREEVDLDEVAELERGRPADGVVVAEVRAVPVRVIGDRGQLARVVRNLVDNARRHARSRVLVTVGRDGDTAVLEVSDDGAGVPESDRARVFERFVRLDDARARTDGGSGLGLAIVAEVVAAHGGTVEVTDGPDGGALFRVRIPAAAAPDAQPEEVPRAEAVSRPDPKTVGQAAVATAAPVPPPPPTKRTASGNGWFAAPARPTEPAWTGDEAWTGEAAWGHVPGQVQGPPRRARRGPRPVQPGREPVRDEEARRDPVTAPSGIPVVPPEEPKPASRSGRIPSPRPQPGSAMR, from the coding sequence ATGCCCCGGCCGCTGGGATGGCTGCGCGCACGCATGGGCGTGCGTGCGGTGTCGGCGCTGTCCGCAGCCGTCGTGGTCGCGCTCGCACTGGCGGTGGCCGGCGTCGCGCTGGTGCTGCTCGTCCAGCAGTCGCTGCGCCAGCAGGTCCAGGCGGAGGCCAGGGCCCAGGCCCAGGTGATCGTCGACCGGCTCGAGGGCAACTGGAGGGGCCAGGCCAACGAGAACGCGCGCGACGCGCTCGACCAGCTCATCCGGGAGTCCGACCTCGCGCAGGTGAGGGTCGAGTACGGCGACGACCCGCCCACGTGGACCACTGAGGCCGGCACCGACGCGGTCGGCCGCGACGTCCTGATGTCGGACGTCCGCCCGGCCGACGGGGAGACCGTCGTCCAGTCCGGCGTGCCCGTGCGGAAGGTCGACGGCAGCGTCGTGGACACGGTGCTCGTCGCGACCGGCGCCGACTCGGGGCGCAACGACGTCATCCTGCTCTACGCCGCGCCGCTCACCGCGGTCGAGGCGGCCACCCGCACGCTGCTGTTCTACCTGCTCTGGGGCGTCCCGCTGCTGATCGTGGTCACCGGCGTCACCACCTACCTGTTCTCCGGCCGCGCGCTGCGTCCCGTCGAGGCGATGCGCGGGCAGGTGGCCGCGATGACCGAGAAGGACCTCGGGCAGCGGGTGCCGGTGCCGCCCGCGCGCGACGAGGTGGGCCGGCTCGCCGAGACCATGAACGCCATGCTCGCGCGCCTGGAGGACGCCCAGGGCGTGCAGCGGCGGTTCGTCGCCGACGCGAGCCACGAGCTGCGCAGCCCGCTCGCCACGATCGCCACCGGTCTGGAGCTCATGCAGAACGGCACGGTCGACGGCAGCACGGTCACGGCGCTGCGTGGGGAGGCCGCCCGCCTGAACAACCTGGTCGAAGGGTTGATCCTGCTCGCGAGGGCCGATGAGCGCGGGCTGCAGCCGCGGCGCGAGGAGGTCGACCTCGACGAGGTCGCCGAGCTCGAGCGGGGCCGGCCGGCCGACGGAGTGGTGGTCGCCGAAGTGCGGGCGGTGCCCGTGCGCGTCATCGGCGACCGCGGGCAGCTGGCGCGGGTGGTGCGCAACCTGGTCGACAACGCACGCCGGCACGCGCGTTCCCGCGTGCTGGTCACCGTCGGGCGCGACGGTGACACGGCGGTCCTCGAGGTCTCCGACGACGGGGCGGGCGTGCCCGAGTCCGACCGGGCTCGGGTCTTCGAGCGGTTCGTGCGTCTCGACGACGCCCGCGCCCGCACCGACGGCGGCTCAGGCCTCGGGCTGGCGATCGTCGCCGAGGTGGTGGCCGCGCACGGCGGCACGGTCGAGGTCACCGACGGCCCGGACGGCGGGGCGCTGTTCCGGGTGCGGATCCCGGCGGCCGCCGCACCCGATGCACAGCCGGAGGAGGTCCCGCGCGCCGAGGCAGTGAGCAGGCCGGACCCGAAGACCGTCGGCCAGGCGGCCGTGGCCACCGCGGCGCCGGTTCCGCCCCCGCCGCCGACGAAGCGGACGGCTTCCGGCAACGGATGGTTCGCTGCCCCTGCTCGGCCCACCGAGCCTGCGTGGACGGGCGACGAGGCGTGGACCGGCGAGGCCGCCTGGGGCCACGTGCCGGGGCAGGTGCAGGGGCCGCCCCGACGTGCGCGGCGCGGCCCCCGGCCAGTGCAGCCGGGGCGGGAGCCCGTCCGTGACGAGGAGGCCCGGCGCGATCCCGTCACGGCGCCGAGCGGCATCCCGGTCGTCCCGCCCGAGGAACCGAAACCGGCGTCCCGGTCCGGCCGGATCCCGTCGCCGCGACCTCAGCCGGGCTCCGCCATGCGGTAG
- a CDS encoding response regulator transcription factor — MRVLLVEDEVPLAEMVRRGLAAEGHSVEVVHDGISGLAAASTGQHDVVVLDIMLPGLSGYRILQRLRAAEIWTPVLMLTAKDGEYDEADAFDLGADDYLVKPFSFVVLLARLRALLRRAGEARPTVLTVGDLTLDPARHRVHRGEVEITLTPREFGVLEHLMRHAGEVVTKTDILRAVWDAHYEGEVNVVEVYVGYLRRKIDAPFGTRSIETLRGVGYRMAEPG, encoded by the coding sequence GTGCGCGTACTGCTGGTCGAGGACGAGGTGCCGCTCGCGGAGATGGTGCGGCGCGGGCTCGCCGCCGAAGGGCACTCGGTGGAGGTCGTGCACGACGGGATATCGGGGCTCGCGGCGGCGAGCACCGGGCAGCACGACGTCGTGGTCCTCGACATCATGCTCCCCGGCCTGTCCGGGTACCGGATCCTGCAACGGCTGCGCGCCGCGGAGATCTGGACGCCGGTGCTCATGCTCACCGCGAAGGACGGCGAGTACGACGAGGCCGACGCCTTCGACCTCGGCGCCGACGACTACCTGGTCAAGCCGTTCTCGTTCGTCGTGCTCCTCGCCCGGCTGCGTGCGCTGCTGCGCCGGGCCGGCGAGGCCCGTCCCACGGTGCTGACGGTCGGCGACCTGACGCTCGATCCCGCCCGGCACCGGGTGCACCGGGGCGAGGTCGAGATCACGCTCACCCCGCGCGAGTTCGGCGTGCTGGAGCACCTGATGCGGCACGCGGGCGAGGTCGTCACCAAGACCGACATCCTGCGCGCCGTCTGGGACGCGCACTACGAGGGCGAGGTCAACGTCGTCGAGGTGTACGTCGGCTACCTGCGCCGCAAGATCGATGCGCCGTTCGGCACCAGGAGCATCGAGACGCTGCGCGGCGTCGGCTACCGCATGGCGGAGCCCGGCTGA